A single window of Methanoregula sp. DNA harbors:
- a CDS encoding cation:dicarboxylase symporter family transporter — MKLPRLNLTSWILLGFILGIFTGLVFGDLCSFMKPLSEAFIKIWQITILPSVALSLIVGIGSLKRDTAKAIALKAFLVILLIWVIGVVGFFSFQLAFPPRIEASFFSTQDLAQKTGIDLIDQFIPSNPFLSLSNGIIPATVLFCLFLGFALMLDDGSGPVLSILRALLRALDRMTHIIAMTFPVGIFVITAVMAGTLTFEGFLDLQVFIITLAAAAILLGLVVMPLLVTCFTTFHYRDILAAASKPLLLAFSTGTEFITLPLITDGVEKLFSGKAREPDTANGGGTGPAGDPGVDPARGEIRSYSEILVPVAYTFPLLGGLVPFLFILFVAWLYHDPLNFVEQVKLIVVGIPSFFGSSKISVISLLDLMHLPADAYNLYISSGILRQAFVAPLSVISIFSFSTITIALTTNRCRFRWRRALMSLFIVILLAALLIAGLHTGFTYLLAGTYHGGDQISRIELPPDPEGKRLDSVVNTTVYLHKEDVPAIVPAASGRSDEVRQIRERGVLRVGYNSNNVPFVFFNDKGELVGYDVEMAYDLARTLNVSRIEFVPITGTNLAESLDSGYCDIIMSAVMVNGERLDAMKFTDPTVTVHLAFVVPDGKKGEFVKLDDVKQMDGLRVAVFNNTAMVKVAGQLLPRATIVPIDSREEFFEKGRADALMIPAEEGYTLTLQYPFFDVAIIEPYDSYLMMYGYPVARDSSESYLLALNYWITMEKDYGMLQKKYDYWVLGKIPGAVGPRWSVVRNVLHWVA, encoded by the coding sequence ATGAAACTGCCCCGCCTGAACCTCACGAGCTGGATACTGCTGGGGTTCATCCTCGGGATTTTCACGGGCCTTGTCTTTGGGGACCTCTGCTCGTTCATGAAACCTCTTTCCGAGGCGTTCATCAAGATCTGGCAGATCACGATCCTGCCTTCCGTCGCCCTCTCCCTGATCGTCGGTATCGGGAGCCTGAAGCGGGACACGGCAAAAGCCATCGCACTCAAGGCGTTTTTGGTCATCCTGCTGATCTGGGTCATCGGCGTCGTGGGGTTTTTCTCGTTCCAGCTGGCATTTCCCCCCCGGATAGAAGCCTCCTTCTTCAGCACCCAGGACCTGGCCCAGAAGACCGGTATCGACCTCATCGACCAGTTCATCCCGTCAAATCCCTTCCTCTCCCTGTCAAATGGGATCATCCCGGCAACCGTGCTCTTCTGCCTGTTCCTGGGGTTTGCCCTGATGCTGGACGACGGGAGCGGGCCGGTCCTTTCCATCCTCCGGGCCCTGCTGCGGGCGCTCGACCGCATGACGCACATCATTGCCATGACCTTCCCGGTCGGCATCTTTGTCATCACCGCCGTGATGGCAGGGACCCTGACCTTCGAGGGGTTCCTGGACCTCCAGGTATTCATCATCACCCTTGCCGCTGCCGCCATCCTGCTTGGTCTTGTGGTCATGCCCCTTTTAGTCACCTGCTTTACCACCTTCCATTACCGGGACATCCTTGCCGCCGCCTCAAAGCCCCTGCTCCTCGCCTTCTCGACCGGCACGGAATTCATCACCCTGCCGCTGATCACCGATGGGGTTGAGAAGCTCTTCTCCGGGAAGGCCCGGGAACCTGATACCGCCAACGGAGGGGGGACGGGCCCGGCCGGAGACCCCGGTGTGGACCCTGCCCGGGGCGAGATACGGTCGTACAGCGAGATCCTGGTGCCTGTTGCCTATACTTTCCCGCTGCTGGGCGGCCTCGTCCCCTTCCTTTTCATCCTCTTTGTGGCCTGGCTGTACCATGACCCGCTGAACTTCGTTGAACAGGTGAAACTCATTGTCGTGGGGATCCCGAGCTTCTTTGGATCGTCCAAGATCTCGGTGATCTCGCTCCTGGACCTGATGCACCTCCCTGCCGACGCGTACAACCTGTACATCAGCTCGGGGATCCTCCGGCAGGCCTTCGTGGCCCCCTTAAGCGTCATCTCGATCTTCTCGTTCTCCACGATCACCATTGCCCTCACCACGAACCGGTGCCGGTTCCGGTGGAGGAGGGCGCTCATGTCGCTTTTCATCGTCATCCTGCTGGCAGCCCTCCTCATCGCCGGGCTGCATACGGGCTTCACGTACCTGCTGGCAGGCACCTACCACGGGGGCGACCAGATCTCCCGGATCGAGCTGCCCCCTGATCCGGAGGGAAAACGGCTGGACAGTGTCGTGAACACGACGGTCTACCTGCATAAGGAGGATGTCCCGGCCATCGTTCCTGCGGCCTCCGGCAGAAGCGATGAGGTCCGGCAGATCCGGGAGAGGGGAGTACTCCGTGTCGGGTACAACAGCAACAATGTCCCGTTCGTGTTCTTCAACGACAAGGGCGAACTGGTGGGATACGACGTGGAGATGGCCTACGACCTGGCCCGGACCCTGAATGTCTCCCGGATCGAGTTCGTTCCGATCACGGGGACCAACCTTGCCGAATCCCTCGATAGCGGTTACTGCGACATCATCATGTCTGCGGTCATGGTGAACGGGGAGAGGCTCGATGCGATGAAATTCACCGACCCGACCGTCACCGTCCACTTGGCGTTCGTTGTACCGGACGGGAAGAAGGGGGAGTTTGTGAAGCTGGATGATGTGAAGCAGATGGACGGCCTGAGAGTTGCCGTCTTCAACAACACGGCGATGGTCAAGGTGGCAGGGCAGCTGCTCCCCCGTGCAACCATCGTCCCGATCGACTCGCGCGAGGAGTTCTTCGAAAAGGGCAGGGCGGATGCCCTGATGATTCCCGCCGAGGAAGGGTATACCCTGACCCTGCAGTACCCGTTCTTCGATGTGGCCATCATCGAACCCTACGATTCTTACCTGATGATGTACGGGTACCCGGTAGCCCGTGACAGCAGCGAGTCCTACCTCCTCGCGCTGAATTACTGGATCACGATGGAAAAGGACTACGGGATGCTCCAGAAAAAGTACGATTACTGGGTGCTCGGCAAGATCCCGGGAGCGGTCGGGCCCCGCTGGTCCGTGGTGCGGAACGTGCTGCACTGGGTTGCCTGA
- a CDS encoding type II toxin-antitoxin system HicB family antitoxin, whose amino-acid sequence MKYTVVLEPQEEGGFTVQCVEIPGAISQGETRKEALANIKEAIELVLEVQREELHRNIPAARWEISKVEVADVA is encoded by the coding sequence ATGAAATATACGGTCGTGCTTGAACCCCAGGAGGAAGGAGGTTTTACCGTCCAGTGCGTGGAGATCCCCGGCGCGATCAGCCAGGGTGAGACCCGGAAAGAAGCGCTTGCCAATATAAAAGAAGCAATAGAACTTGTCCTGGAAGTCCAGCGGGAAGAACTCCACAGGAATATCCCTGCAGCCCGGTGGGAGATTTCCAAGGTCGAAGTCGCTGATGTCGCGTAA
- a CDS encoding tetratricopeptide repeat protein has product MGQNIRLLFLGCCIACLLISSACATSPEAEAQWNISYHLLLEGKYHLALDASEKAIALDPQFAKAWNAKGTALHNLGRNDEALEAFTKAVELDPTLEIAKQNIAHVQLDLQTGAPLTTLSEAEVQWKISYNLMLEGNCSPALDASERAIALDPQFARAWNIKGLALHCLGRNDEALEAFTKAVELDPTLEVARENIAHVQREMQNRTPLTTPPVILPVFRNKSIRYDGELGYEPAGKLTGCWAFLHKGHAVLYSNNKTIIVTGVRVAGCRYGDNDAKVRIEIWDKNLTTLYHDVIPYEKIPFNTTMPGQSCERDSSWIDIGLPDHEVRGDFYIVIFTDSYSISDKEHGIYILYYTPSETGTSSIVLPNPNRIDNSTIGKQNYKAGEFDWMVHVLYTNPPHPGEGVSSPDISGTETAGSGQAPVPTKSPVEEGLVITGLVFGALYRRMRR; this is encoded by the coding sequence ATGGGTCAGAACATCCGGTTGCTTTTCCTCGGTTGTTGTATTGCCTGTCTCCTTATCTCCTCAGCCTGTGCCACCTCACCCGAGGCAGAGGCACAATGGAATATATCCTATCATCTGTTGCTTGAGGGGAAATACCACCTGGCACTTGATGCAAGTGAGAAAGCAATCGCACTTGACCCGCAGTTTGCCAAGGCATGGAATGCAAAAGGCACCGCATTACACAATCTTGGGAGGAACGATGAAGCGCTGGAGGCATTTACAAAGGCAGTCGAATTGGATCCCACGCTTGAAATTGCCAAACAAAATATCGCCCATGTTCAGCTTGACCTGCAGACCGGCGCCCCGTTAACGACCTTATCCGAGGCAGAGGTACAATGGAAAATATCCTATAATCTGATGCTTGAGGGGAACTGCTCCCCGGCACTTGATGCAAGCGAGAGAGCAATCGCACTTGACCCGCAGTTTGCCCGGGCATGGAATATCAAAGGCCTCGCATTGCACTGTCTTGGGAGGAACGATGAAGCGCTGGAGGCATTTACAAAGGCAGTCGAATTGGATCCCACGCTTGAAGTTGCCAGGGAAAATATCGCTCATGTCCAGCGTGAGATGCAAAACAGGACCCCGTTGACCACCCCTCCCGTAATCCTGCCTGTCTTCAGAAACAAATCCATCCGGTATGACGGCGAACTGGGATATGAACCGGCAGGAAAACTGACCGGGTGCTGGGCCTTTTTACATAAAGGGCATGCGGTATTGTATTCAAACAATAAGACGATCATCGTGACCGGTGTGCGGGTGGCCGGATGCCGGTACGGGGATAACGACGCGAAAGTCCGGATCGAGATCTGGGATAAAAACCTGACAACCTTATACCATGACGTGATCCCGTATGAAAAAATTCCTTTCAATACCACCATGCCCGGGCAGTCATGCGAACGCGATTCCTCTTGGATCGATATCGGTCTTCCGGATCACGAAGTGAGGGGTGATTTTTATATCGTCATCTTCACCGATTCCTATTCCATATCAGATAAAGAGCACGGGATATACATCCTCTATTACACGCCCTCGGAAACCGGGACATCCTCCATCGTGCTCCCCAATCCAAACCGTATCGATAATTCAACGATTGGAAAACAGAACTACAAAGCCGGCGAGTTCGACTGGATGGTCCATGTGCTCTATACAAATCCTCCTCATCCCGGAGAAGGGGTCTCTTCACCGGATATTTCCGGAACAGAAACCGCTGGATCCGGCCAAGCACCGGTTCCGACGAAATCGCCGGTAGAGGAAGGACTTGTAATAACCGGGCTGGTGTTTGGGGCACTCTATCGGAGAATGCGGCGCTGA